From the Castor canadensis chromosome 9, mCasCan1.hap1v2, whole genome shotgun sequence genome, one window contains:
- the Fam193a gene encoding protein FAM193A isoform X3 produces MVRCIYRQAGTPLADDQDQSLVPDKEGVKELVDRLCERDPYQLYQRLEQQAREYVLEMKVRLLRQLSAAAKAKVPSGLQGPPQAHHFVSLLLEEYGALCQAARSISTFLGTLENEHLKKFQVTWELHNKHLFENLVFSEPLLQSSLPALVSQIRLGTTTHDTCNEDTYSTLLQRYQRSEEELRRVAEEWLECQKRIDAYVDEQMTMKTKQRMLTEDWEIFKQRRFIEEQLTNKKVVPGENNFTDAMRHVLSSRLSMPDCPNCNYRRRCACDDCSLSHILTCGIMDPPVTDDIHIHQLPLQVESAPDYLPEMRPPSVSSASSGSGSSSPITIQQHPRLILTDSGSAPTFCSDDEDVASLSAKFADIYPLSNYDDTEVVANMNGIHSEMNGGGENMALKDESPQVSSTSSSSSEADDEEVDGESSGEPPGPPKEDETLENGSPRTEENKVDTPPPSYPAQQAEQTPNTCECHVCKQEASGLTASAMTAGALPPGHQFLSPEKPTHPALHLYPHIHGHVPLHTVPHLPRPLIHPTLYTAPPFTHSKALPPAPVQNHTDKHQVFSASLQDHIYPSCFGNAPEWTSSKFLSLWESEVMNDKNWNPGTFLPDTISGSDILGPALSETRPEALPPPPSNEPPVASDSKEKKNVTKKKCLYNFQDAFMEANEVAMTNTVAMATSSATSSVSCTATTVQSSSSQFKVSSRRPPSVGDVFHGLNKEDHRHSAPAAPRNSPTGLAPLPALSPVALSPASTPHLANLAAPSFPKTATTAPGFVDSRKSFCPAPVAPPPSTTDGSVSAPPSVCSDPDCEGHRCENGVYDPQQDDGDESADEDSCSEHSSSTSTSTNQKEGKYCDCCYCEFFGHGGPPAAPTSRNYAEMREKLRLRLTKRKEEQPKKMDQISERESVVDHRRVEDLLQFINSSETKPVSSTRAAKRARHKQRKLEEKARLEAEARAREHLHLPEEPRRREEEDEEEEDEEEHFKEGFQRLQELQKLRAVKKKKKERPSKDCPKLDMLTRNFQTVTESVPNSENIHNGSLEQTEEPETSSHSPSRHMNHLEPRPGPGAAGYAVDSMDPRDSKLLLPKEVNGKQHEPLAFLLDMMHHHKEGSGKQKLKQPAKASSEPTRKPAESPRATEGQPKPRLQTESKAKVVDFTPLSEQKREERKVNSNNNNKKQLNHIREEKSNPVPLEPPSPVQPQQNGRLILADSPQPKGKNKKSKKKKGDRASSSIDDVFLPKDIDLDSVDMDETEREVEYFKRFCLDSARQTRQRLSINWSNFSLKKATFAAH; encoded by the exons ATGGTCCGCTGCATATACCGCCAGGCAGGGACCCCGCTGGCAGATGACCAGGACCAATCTCTGGTGCCCGACAAGGAGGGAGTGAAGGAGCTCGTGGATAG ACTCTGTGAGCGGGACCCCTACCAGCTGTACCAGAGGTTGGAGCAACAAGCCCGGGAGTATGTACTGGAGATGAAAGTCCGCCTGCTCCGACAGTTGTCGGCTGCAGCGAAGGCAAAGGTGCCATCTGGCTTACAGGGCCCGCCACAGGCACACCACTTCGTCTCCCTCCTCCTGGAGGAGTACGGAGCCCTCTGCCAGGCAGCACGCTCCATTAGCACCTTTCTCGGCACTCTG GAAAATGAGCACTTGAAAAAGTTCCAGGTGACGTGGGAGCTGCATAATAAACACCTGTTTGAAAATCTGGTCTTTTCAGAGCCACTTCTCCAGAGCAGTTTGCCAGCACTGGTGTCACAGATCAG GCTAGGAACCACCACGCATGACACCTGCAATGAGGACACATATAGCACGTTGCTGCAGAGGTACCAGCGCTCTGAGGAAGAGCTGCGCAGAGTTGCTGAGGAGTGGCTGGAGTGCCAGAAGAGGATTGACGCCTATGTGGATGAGCAG atgacaatgaaaacaaaacagcgCATGCTAACAGAAGACTGGGAGATTTTTAAACAAAGGAGATTCATTGAAGAACAG TTAACTAATAAGAAGGTGGTTCCTGGTGAGAACAACTTCACAGATGCCATGAGGCATGTGCTGTCTTCCCGGCTCAGCATGCCTGACTGCCCCAACTGCAACTACAGGAGAAG ATGTGCTTGTGATGACTGCAGCCTCTCACACATCCTCACTTGTGGTATCATGGACCCCCCCGTCACTGACGACATCCACATTCACCAGCTACCACTCCAAGTGGAATCTGCTCCCGACTATCTCCCTGAGATGCGCCCACCTAGTGTGTCGTCAGCAAGCTCAGGGTCGGGCTCCAGCTCTCCCATCACAATTCAGCAACATCCCAGACTCATCCTCACAGACAGTGGCTCTGCACCAACTTT TTGTAGTGATGACGAAGACGTCGCATCGTTGTCAGCTAAGTTTGCTGATATTTATCCACTGAGTAACTACGATGATACCGAGGTGGTGGCCAACATGAATGGAATCCACAGCGAAATGAATGGTGGTGGGGAAAACATGGCCCTGAAAGATGAG TCCCCTCAGGTAAGCAGCACCAGTAGTAGTTCTTCAGAAGCTGATGATGAAGAAGTAGACGGCGAAAGTAGTGGGGAGCCTCCAGGACCCCCAAAAGAGGATGAGACCCTAGAAAATGGGAGCCCCAGGACGGAGGAGAATAAAGTGGACACTCCACCCCCATCCTACCCAGCTCAGCAG gcTGAACAAACTCCAAACACTTGTGAATGTCACGTTTGTAAGCAGGAAGCTTCTGGGCTGACGGCATCAGCAATGACGGCTGGAGCCCTACCTCCTGGCCATCAGTTCCTGAGCCCAGAGAAGCCCACACACCCTGCGCTGCACCTGTACCCCCACATCCACGGACATGTGCCATTGCACACGGTCCCGCACCTGCCTCGACCGCTCATCCATCCCACTTTGTACACAGCGCCCCCCTTCACACACAGTAAG gctTTACCACCAGCACCTGTTCAGAATCACACAGATAAGCATCAGGTGTTCAGTGCATCTCTTCAAGACCATATTTATCCGAGCTGTTTTGGGAATGCTCCAGAGTGGACTAGTTCTAAATTTTTAAGTCTTTGGGAATCAGAAGTGATGAATGATAAGAACTGGAATCCTGGCACTTTCTTGCCAGATACAATTTCTG GGAGTGACATTTTAGGGCCAGCACTCTCAGAAACAAGACCTGAAGCTCTTCCACCTCCACCTAGCAACGAACCACCTGTGGCTTCCgatagcaaagagaaaaaaaatgtcacaaaaaagaaatgtttgtacAATTTCCAAGATGCTTTTATGGAAGCCAATGAAGTTGCCATGACAAACACAGTCGCCATGGCCACCTCCTCAGCCACATCCTCAGTGTCGTGTACAGCCACCACAGTGCAGTCCAGCAGCAGCCAGTTCAAGGTGTCCTCCAGGAGGCCGCCTTCCGTAG GTGACGTCTTTCACGGCCTCAACAAGGAGGACCACAGACACTCGGCACCTGCCGCCCCAAGGAACAGCCCCACAGGCCTGGCCCCCCTCCCAGCCCTCTCTCCTGTCGCGCTCTCCCCAGCCTCCACACCTCACCTTGCAAATCTTGCAGCCCCATCATTCCCCAAAACTGCAACCACAGCTCCTGGGTTTGTGGATTCACGCAAGAGCTTCTGTCCTGCCCCTGTGGCTCCCCCACCCTCCACCACAGACGGCTCCGTTAGTGCCCCACCCAGCGTCTGCAG TGACCCGGACTGCGAAGGCCACCGCTGCGAGAATGGTGTCTATGACCCCCAGCAGGACGATGGGGATGAGAGCGCAGATGAGGATAGCTGCTCTGAGCACAGCTCCAGCACCTCAACCTCCACCAACCAGAAGGAGGGTAAATACTGTGACTGCTGCTACTGTGAGTTCTTCGGACATGGCGGG CCTCCAGCTGCACCAACAAGTAGAAATTATGCAGAAATGAGGGAAAAGCTTCGCTTACGTCTGACCAAGAGGAAAGAAGAGCAACCTAAAAAAATGGATCAAATCTCAGAACGGGAAAGTGTTGTTGACCATCGCAGAGTAGAAGACCTTCTGCAGTTTATAAACAGCTCAGAGACCAAGCCAGTAAGCAGTACTCGGGCAGCCAAACGAGCGAGGCACAAGCAGAGAAAG CTGGAGGAGAAGGCACGCCTGGAAGCTGAGGCCAGGGCACGGGAGCACCTGCATCTCCCGGAGGAGCCAAGGCGgcgggaggaggaggacgaggaggaggaggacgaagAAGAGCATTTCAAGGAGGGATTTCAGCGGCTTCAGGAGCTTCAGAAGCTAAGAGctgtaaaaaagaagaagaaggagaggccTAGTAAAGACTGTCCCAAGTTGGACATGCTTACTAGAAATTTCCAGACAGTGACAGAGTCTGTCCCTAATTCTGAAAACATCCACAATGGCTCACTAGAGCAAACTGAAGAACCAGAAACCTCATCTCACTCCCCTTCCAGACACATGAACCACTTAGAGCCCAGGCCAGGGCCAGGAGCTGCCGGATATGCTGTTGACTCCATGGACCCCAGAGACTCCAAACTTCTGCTCCCCAAGGAGGTCAATGGGAAGCAACATGAGCCCCTCGCTTTTCTCCTTGACATGATGCACCACCACAAGGAGGGGAGTGGGAAGCAGAAGCTAAAGCAGCCCGCTAAGGCTAGCAGCGAGCCAACCAGGAAGCCTGCAGAGTCGCCCAGAGCCACGGAGGGGCAGCCCAAGCCCAGGCTGCAGACTGAGTCAAAGGCTAAAGTGGTCGACTTCACGCCCCTCTCAgagcagaagagagaggagaggaaagtcaacagtaacaacaataacaaaaagcagCTGAACCACATTAGGGAGGAGAAATCAAACCCTGTCCCTCTGGAGCCACCCTCTCCTGTCCAGCCTCAGCAGAACGGCCGGCTGATTCTGGCCGATTCTCCTCAGCCAAAGGGCAAGAACaagaaaagcaagaagaagaaaggagacagagCCAGCAGTTCAATTG